Proteins encoded within one genomic window of Hermetia illucens chromosome 2, iHerIll2.2.curated.20191125, whole genome shotgun sequence:
- the LOC119648139 gene encoding uncharacterized protein LOC119648139 — MEYLRSAFNCLANLCSCLDCSEDSSGQGYEPNERTHLLVDPVSNSPALRRTNSESFSNEYSQSLPKKDEQTALNRIIQDTAINIIDVAAMDSHNLEPQEYHDRVKLYYQKLQQQWSNVQHPSNSPTGLLRDIPNPELFLTASPISAPDLSLIKSAVDRAKLALEDIKIEHKEDLIVPFNIHDSTQSNFTS, encoded by the exons ATGGAGTACCTCAGGTCGGCGTTCAACTGTTTAGCGAATTTGTGCAGTTGTCTCGATTGCTCGGAGGATTCAAGTGGGCAG GGTTATGAACCAAATGAGCGGACCCACTTGCTGGTGGATCCTGTCAGCAATAGCCCAGCTCTACGCAGAACCAACTCGGAGAGTTTTAGCAATGAATATTCACAGTCGCTGCCGAAGAAAGACGAGCAAACTGCGCTCAATCGGATCATCCAAGATACTGCGAT TAACATTATTGATGTAGCGGCGATGGATTCACACAACTTGGAGCCGCAAGAGTATCATGATCGGGTGAAGCTGTACTATCAGAAGCTACAGCAACAGTGGAGCAACGTCCAGCATCCCAGCAACTCTCCCACAG GCCTTTTGCGGGATATACCGAATCCAGAATTGTTTCTCACTGCATCGCCGATATCAGCCCCCGACTTATCTCTG ATTAAAAGTGCCGTAGACAGAGCAAAGTTGGCGCTCGAAGACATCAAAATCGAACACAAAGAGGATCTAATTGTGCCTTTCAATATACACGATTCCACGCAATCGAATTTCACCTCATAA
- the LOC119648138 gene encoding GDP-Man:Man(3)GlcNAc(2)-PP-Dol alpha-1,2-mannosyltransferase → MFSILNLLYVLIGLLLVGVAVLFAVFFALRKYILIQKEKLHKGNNDVNVGIFHPYCNAGGGGERVLWCAVRALQAKYENVKIIIYTGDTDASPNTIFNRAKNIFNVAVDEENTSFVYLKKRHWVEAKMYPYFTLLGQSIGSMILGLEALLKYQPDIYLDTMGYSFTLPIFRFLGMCKVGCYVHYPTISTDMLRRVQNRVYSHNNQNYVVKNPFLTWLKLLYYRIFAKLYSVVGRCSQTVMVNSSWTENHIVNLWDVPFKTHRVYPPCEVNHLKNLQFTGNDNEKIVILSVGQFRPEKDHPLQLQAMYELRTLLVKDEDLWNKLRLVIVGSCRNDEDRDRLKNMQDLSKHLSLENSVDFRVNVSYQELVQLFQSAKIGVHTMWNEHFGIGVVECMAAGLIMVANRSGGPLMDIIETSEGSQTGYLAVDAVDYANCFLSVLYNSKEQNEQIRQAARASVDRFSEKEFEINFLRAVSPLFKTD, encoded by the exons atgttcTCAATACTGAACTT ACTCTACGTACTTATTGGACTTCTGCTTGTGGGAGTCGCGGTTTTGTTCGCTGTTTTCTTTGCACTCCGCAAATATATTCTGATTCAGAAGGAGAAGCTGCACAAGGGAAACAACGATGTGAACGTCGGCATCTTCCATCCGTACTGCAATGCAGGAGGAGGCGGAGAACGAGTCCTTTGGTGTGCTGTTAGGGCACTGCAG gcaaaatatgaaaatgtaaaaattatcaTCTACACTGGCGACACTGACGCTTCACCAAACACCATCTTTAATCGAGCGAAAAATATCTTCAACGTCGCCGTCGACGAGGAGAATACAAGTTTCGTATATTTGAAAAAGCGACACTGGGTCGAAGCGAAAATGTATCCCTACTTCACACTGCTGGGACAAAGCATCGGATCAATGATCCTTGGACTCGAAGCATTACTTAAATACCAACCCGACATCTATCTGGACACAATGGGTTACTCCTTCACATTACCAATTTTTAGATTCCTAGGAATGTGTAAAGTCGGTTGCTACGTTCACTACCCAACCATAAGCACAGACATGTTAAGGAGAGTGCAAAACAGAGTCTATTCGCacaataatcaaaattatgTAGTGAAAAATCCATTTTTAACATGGTTGAAGTTGCTTTACTATAGGATTTTTGCAAAG CTATATAGTGTAGTTGGACGTTGTTCACAAACTGTGATGGTGAATTCCTCCTGGACTGAAAATCACATTGTCAACTTATGGGATGTTCCATTCAAAACTCACAGAGTCTATCCGCCGTGCGAAGTGAACCACCTAAAAAATCTCCAATttaccggcaacgacaacgaaaaAATTGTCATTCTATCGGTCGGGCAGTTTCGTCCGGAAAAAGATCATCCGCTGCAATTGCAAGCAATGTACGAGCTTCGAACATTATTGGTGAAAGATGAGGATCTCTGGAACAAACTACGTTTAGTGATTGTGGGCTCGTGTCGCAATGACGAAGATCGCGACCGCCTGAAAAATATGCAAGACTTGAGCAAACATCTTTCACTAGAAAATTCTGTAGACTTTAGAGTGAATGTTTCGTATCAGGAGTTGGTTCAACTCTTCCAGTCCGCAAAGATTGGAGTACACACAATGTGGAATGAGCATTTCGGAATTGGGGTTGTGGAGTGCATGGCGGCTGGGTTGATTATGGTTGCAAATCGGTCGGGCGGCCCGCTTATGGATATCATAGAAACATCGGAAGGTAGTCAGACCGGATATCTAGCAGTGGATGCAGTGGATTATGCAAATTGTTTTCTGAGTGTTTTATATAACTCAAAGGAACAGAATGAGCAGATTCGGCAAGCGGCAAG AGCATCTGTCGATCGTTTCTCTgagaaagaatttgaaatcaACTTCCTACGTGCAGTCAGTCCACTTTTCAAAACGGATTAA